A genomic segment from Spinacia oleracea cultivar Varoflay chromosome 3, BTI_SOV_V1, whole genome shotgun sequence encodes:
- the LOC130469841 gene encoding uncharacterized protein, whose translation MIETQLAQLANIIKEHHVHASLSPQSQVPKQINAIVTRSWRILDDFPRANKVSKSNGKDQEGVVESSDNDVVEEEPPIDDVGDTPIPKEVNLLPLPTPKLPYPQRFIRHKLDVQFSKFLDVLRKFHITIPFTDALKQMPTYSRFLNEILSAKRNCDVKETVNLTENCSAIILNQMPPKLKDRGSFSIPCAIKMLEISNALCDLGASVSLMTYSVYTKLEVGDLVPTNITLQLADRSVKYPIGKIEDVPLRVGGFVIPVDFVVLDIDEDMHIPIILGRPFLATAWAIIDVKQGKITLKVGKDSLFFDLNKAMSYPSSTNEKYFLVDSFDPLVYDMHEHLLTTNDPLECALLNRESLGDLGVEEANYKELLDSTSPCAQSEQCLIVLDRNEASDNHECRIGKEAPKVELKPLPSTLRYVFLGPNSSYPVIINSSWDDEQVLKLTNVLKSHQRALGYTIDYLKGVTPTLCMHHIELEDDAVPHRERQRKLNPPMGEVVKKEIMKLLAAGIIYPISNSRWVSPVHVVPKKGGMTVVKNAHGELISTRTVTGWRMCIDYRQLPLSTKKDNFPLPFIDQMLERLTKHKYFSFLEGETSKMDGIVNGSQRYPRKARSGRKE comes from the exons atgattgaaACCCAATTAGCTCAACTTGCTAATATCATTAAGGAACATCATGTGCATGCTAGTCTCTCACCCCAAAGTCAAGTTCCAAAGCAAATAAATGCCATAGTGACAAGGAGTTGGAGAATTTTAGATGATTTTCCTAGAGCTAATAAGGTTTCTAAGTCCAATGGGAAGGATCAAGAGGGAGTCGTTGAGTCTAGCGACAATGATGTGGTAGAAGAGGAGCCTCCCATCGATGATGTGGGAGATACTCCTATACCAAAAGAGGTAAATCTTCTACCTCTCCCCACTCCTAAACTTCCCTACCCCCAGAGATTCATAAGGCACAAGTTAGATGTGCAATTCTCAAAATTCCTTGATGTTCTTCGAAAATTCCATATTACTATCCCCTTTACGGATGCGTTGAAACAAATGCCAACCTACTCAAGATTTCTTAACGAAATCTTGAGTGCGAAGCGAAATTGTGACGTAAAGGAGACGGTGAACCTCACCGAAAATTGTAGTGCTATTATTCTTAATCAAATGCCACCCAAACTTAAAGACCGGGgtagtttttctatcccttgtgctattaagatgcttgaaataagcaatgcTTTGTGTGATTTGGGTGCTAGTGTTAGTCTAATGACTTATTCGGTGTATACCAAGCTTGAAGTTGGTGATCTTGTCCCAACCAACATTACATTGCAACTTGCCGACCGTTCGGTCAAATACCCTATTGGCAAGATTGAGGATGTACCCTTGAGAGTTGGTGGATTTGTGATCCCCGTCGATTTTGTGGTCCTAGACATAGATGAGGACATGCACATCCCCATTATTCTTGGTCGCCCATTTTTGGCCACGGCGTGGGCCATTATTGATGTCAAGCAAGGGAAAATTACTTTGAAAGTTGGGAAGGATAGTTTGTTTTTTGACTTGAACAAGGCCATGAGTTATCCTAGTTCTACTAATGAGAAATATTTCTTGGTCGACTCTTTTGATCCCTTAGTGTATGACATGCATGAGCACTTGCTCACTACTAACGATCCACTTGAGTGTGCTCTTTTGAATAGAGAAAGCTTAGGTGATTTAGGGGTTGAAGAGGCCAACTACAAGGAACTATTGGATTCTACCTCACCTTGCGCTCAATCGGAGCAATGCTTGATTGTGCTTGATCGAAATGAAGCTTCGGATAATCATGAATGCCGAATTGGTAAGGAAGCTCCTAAGGTAGAGCTAAAACCTCTACCTTCGACCTTAAGGTATGTCTTTCTCGGTCCAAATTCTTCTTACCCCGTTATTATCAACTCTTCTTGGGACGACGAGCAAGTGCTCAAGCTCACTAATGTTTTGAAAAGTCATCAAAGGGCTTTGGGCTACACCATTGATTATTTGAAAGGTGTTACCCCAACACTTTGCATGCATCATATTGAGCTTGAGGACGATGCCGTCCCACATCGTGAAAGGCAAAGAAAACTTAATCCACCTATGGGAGAGGTGGTTAAGAAGGAAATCATGAAACTTTTGGCGGCCGGGATTATCTATCCTATTTCAAATAGTCGATGGGTATCCCCGGTCCATGTTGTCCCCAAGAAGggtgggatgacggtagtgaAGAATGCACATGGAGAGCTCATTTCCACCCGCACCGTAACCGGGTGGCGCATGTGTATCGACTATCGCCAACTCCCTCTTTCTACAAAAAAGGACAACTTTCCTTTACCATTTATTGATCAAATGCTTGAACGGCTAACCAAACACAAGTATTTTAGCTTTCTTGAAGG GGAAACAAGTAAAATGGATGGAATAGTCAATGGAAGTCAACGGTATCCAAGGAAAGCTCGAAGTGGAAGGAAGGAGTAA